The following are encoded in a window of Ricinus communis isolate WT05 ecotype wild-type chromosome 4, ASM1957865v1, whole genome shotgun sequence genomic DNA:
- the LOC8260395 gene encoding transcription factor TGA2.2, with translation MQSSFKAAPPTIPHPELMYCHSNSFFLREDNSSRNQTRFADLGELDDQPPFNQHDAVDLSPSSMFSLKSGNVTVLSNNLHYAHAAAALNTSIGSAAEIATTGAGCLDTGQYMYHKGTTIGSSLGNGHHNNNNNNNNNGIENWGDSGVADNSQQTDTSTDVDTDERNQLHGLQHGTMVVVDSMDQSKAKAGDQKTLRRLAQNREAARKSRLRKKAYVQQLENSRLKLAQLEQELQRARQQGMFVATGFSGDHGAGNGAVAFDMDYTRWLEEQQRLINDLRSAVNSHMTDNELCLLVDAVMAHYDEIFRLKSIGTKVDVFHMLSGMWKTPAERCFMWLGGFRSSELLKILGNHLEPLTDQQLMGICNLQQSSQQAEDALSQGMEALQQSLVDTLSSTTLGPAGSGNVADYMGQMAIAMGKLATLENFLHQADLLRQQTLQQMHRILTTRQAARALLVINDYTSRLRALSSLWLARPRD, from the exons ATGCAAAGCAGCTTCAAAGCAGCACCTCCTACAATTCCTCACCCTGAACTAATGTACTGCCACTCTAATTCCTTCTTTCTCCG AGAAGATAATAGTAGCAGAAACCAGACACGTTTTGCGGATCTTGGAGAGCTTGATGATCAACCTCCTTTTAATCAACATGATGCTGTTGATTTAAGCCCAA GCTCCATGTTCAGCTTAAAATCGGGCAATGTTACTGTTTTGTCCAATAACTTGCACTACGCTCATGCTGCTGCCGCCTTGAACACG AGTATTGGTTCTGCAGCAGAGATAGCAACAACAGGAGCAGGGTGTTTGGACACAGGGCAATACATGTATCATAAAGGGACAACAATTGGTTCCTCATTGGGAAACGGGCACcataacaacaacaacaataataataataatggcaTTGAGAACTGGGGGGATTCAGGAGTCGCAGATAATAGCCAACAAACGGATACTTCAACAGACGTTGACACTGATGAAAGAAATCag CTCCATGGCCTGCAACATGGTACAATGGTGGTTGTAGATTCCATGGATCAATCCAAGGCAAAAGCTGGTGATCAAAAG ACTCTTCGAAGACTCGCTCAGAATCGTGAGGCTGCAAGGAAGAGTCGACTTAGGAAGAAA GCTTATGTCCAGCAGCTCGAGAATAGTCGACTCAAGCTTGCACAGCTAGAGCAAGAGCTTCAAAGAGCTCGGCAACAG GGAATGTTTGTTGCAACCGGATTTTCAGGAGATCATGGGGCTGGAAATG GGGCTGTTGCATTTGACATGGACTACACTCGTTGGCTCGAGGAACAACAGCGATTGATCAATGATTTAAGATCAGCAGTTAACTCTCATATGACTGACAATGAATTATGCCTTCTTGTTGATGCTGTAATGGCACATTATGATGAAATTTTCCGGCTAAAAAGCATTGGCACAAAGGTTGATGTATTTCACATGCTTTCAGGCATGTGGAAGACACCTGCTGAGAGATGTTTCATGTGGTTGGGTGGATTTAGATCTTCTGAGCTGCTTAAG ATACTTGGGAACCATCTTGAACCATTGACAGATCAACAGTTAATGGGCATATGCAATCTGCAGCAGTCTTCCCAACAGGCTGAAGATGCCTTGTCTCAAGGAATGGAAGCTTTGCAACAATCACTTGTGGACACACTTTCATCTACCACTCTTGGTCCTGCTGGTTCTGGAAATGTTGCTGACTATATGGGCCAAATGGCAATTGCAATGGGCAAGCTTGCAACACTAGAGAACTTTCTTCACCAA GCTGATCTTTTAAGGCAGCAAACTCTGCAACAAATGCATCGGATTCTAACAACACGTCAGGCTGCTCGAGCCCTTCTTGTTATTAATGATTACACATCACGTCTCCGGGCACTCAGCTCTCTATGGCTCGCACGCCCTAGAGATTGA
- the LOC8269712 gene encoding uncharacterized protein LOC8269712, producing the protein MDFKNHNLECEGIFRDGDIVDDDAFYVELRRQILLLTADDEDEDPQPTRLPISVVDSRRGPSRLTSFSSCVLQHGDYFHWWESENTDSPPTWLVNLWKRNSNGTGVFIPQLVKSRRRYRHAGKTGNENSRIYRAKKQL; encoded by the exons ATGGATTTCAAGAACCACAATCTTGAATGTGAAGGTATCTTCCGTGATGGTGAcattgttgatgatgatgctttcTACGTCGAACTCAGAAGGCAGATTCTGCTTTTAACAGCAGacgatgaagatgaagatccTCAGCCGACCAGACTTCCCATTTCAGTTGTTGATTCGAGACGAGGACCAAGCAGATTAACAAGCTTTTCCTCTTGTGTATTACAGCATGGAGATTATTTCCATTGGTGGGAGAGTGAGAATACTGATTCACCACCTACTTGGTTAGTGAACTTGTGGAAGAGAAATAGCAATGGAACTGGAGTTTTCATACCTCAATTAGTTAAATCCAGAAGAAGATATAGACATGCAG GAAAGACAGGCAATGAGAATAGTAGGATATACAGGGCAAAAAAACAACTATGA
- the LOC8269710 gene encoding protein PLANT CADMIUM RESISTANCE 2 isoform X1 encodes MPALLFSHRNQNTAMYPSISNDFQMEPSSSSSYSTPSAPPYPALLTPTPLSAKIEEPMTATGIPVSLPTQITRPPSTLDASNNLHSPVAWSTGLCGCFEDVRSCCLTCWCPCITFGRIAEMADRGSTACGVSGALYTLILCLTGCSCLYSCFYRSKLRGQFFLEESPCTDCCVHCFCEECALCQEYRELNNRGFDMSIGVLPLPLHNFHFCWIKKGSLNLYFFDIDIVVL; translated from the exons ATGCCCGCCCTTCTCTTCTCCCATCGTAACCAAAACACAGCAATGTATCCTTCAATTTCGAATGACTTTCAGATGGAGCCATCGTCATCATCTTCATACTCAACACCATCTGCACCACCATATCCGGCTCTTCTAACACCAACACCACTTTCCGCAAAGATAGAGGAACCCATGACAGCAACTGGCATCCCTGTCAGTTTACCAACCCAAATTACGCGACCTCCAAGTACCCTTGATGCTTCTAACAATTTACATTCTCCAGTTGCTTGGTCCACTGGTCTCTGTGGTTGTTTCGAGGATGTTAGGAGTT GCTGTTTGACATGCTGGTGTCCTTGCATTACATTCGGACGAATTGCAGAAATGGCTGACAGGGGATCAACCG CATGTGGAGTGAGTGGAGCATTATACACATTGATACTGTGTTTGACGGGTTGCTCATGCCTGTACTCATGCTTCTATAGATCGAAGTTGAGGGGACAATTTTTCTTGGAGGAAAGTCCATGTACTGATTGCTGTGTTCATTGTTTCTGTGAGGAATGTGCCTTGTGCCAAGAGTATAGAGAGCTGAATAATCGTGGCTTTGACATGTCTATAGGTGtccttcctcttcctctacaCAATTTCCATTTTTGTTGGATAAAGAAGGGTTCTTTAAATTTGTACTTTTTTGACATAGATATTGTTGTTTTGTAA
- the LOC8269713 gene encoding uncharacterized protein LOC8269713: MFFPCIITPTQSNRQKSRDSYMEFEGVEAEDVFYAELRRQILLLTADSDDFDKIRCEKSLPSCKPGSNRLTGSFPVRLQPESYFNWWERQNTNDSVPTWLVNLWRNGNGTGVFIPRAAKAGRIYSRGKMTSGRRQVYKQVGQRELSNRQPLHSSAAHLYCTS; this comes from the exons ATGTTCTTCCCTTGCATCATCACTCCAACTCAATCCAACAGACAAAAGAGCAGGGACTCTTATATGGAGTTTGAGGGCGTTGAGGCTGAAGATGTTTTCTATGCAGAGCTTAGAAGGCAGATTTTGCTTCTGACAGCAGATAGCGATGATTTTGACAAAATTAGATGTGAAAAATCGCTTCCCTCCTGCAAACCAGGTTCGAACAGATTAACTGGCAGTTTTCCTGTGAGATTACAACCTGAAAGCTATTTCAACTGGTGGGAGAGACAGAACACAAATGATTCAGTACCAACTTGGCTCGTGAATTTATGGAGAAACGGCAATGGTACAGGAGTTTTCATCCCTCGAGCTGCTAAAGCTGGAAGAATATACAGCCGTG GCAAAATGACTAGTGGAAGAAGACAAGTGTACAAGCAAGTGGGGCAGAGAGAGCTATCAAACCGGCAGCCATTACACAGTTCGGCAGCCCATTTGTATTGTACCTCATAG
- the LOC8269709 gene encoding probable carboxylesterase 6 yields the protein MVAISLDSGLSSLQLGKDRHQHGVVTEEITGLIKVYKDGHVERPQIVPCVTSKLAPELGVSSIDTVIDKSTNIWARIYVPTTCHGNSKQQLPLIVYFHGGGFCVGSAAWSCYHEFLARLAAKAGCLIMSVNYRLAPENPLPAAFEDGIKALMWLRQQALLKAASDQYWWSKHCNFSNIIVAGDSAGANIAYNIITMLSSDNYDAAAMKPLTLKGMILIQPFFGGEARTNSEKNLVQPPRSALSLAASDTYWRLGLPSGANRDHPWCNPLSKGSVKLMQKSMINLPTMVCISEMDILKDRNLELVAALSKGNKRVEQVVHKGVGHAFQVLSKSQLSQTRTTEMMSQIKGFISGMICT from the coding sequence ATGGTTGCCATTTCACTAGATTCGGGTTTAAGCAGCCTGCAACTTGGTAAAGATCGTCACCAACATGGTGTTGTAACAGAAGAAATTACAGGGCTAATTAAAGTTTACAAAGATGGGCATGTAGAAAGACCCCAAATTGTTCCATGTGTCACAAGCAAATTGGCTCCAGAGCTTGGAGTGAGCTCAATAGACACAGTCATTGACAAATCTACAAACATTTGGGCACGTATTTATGTTCCAACAACTTGTCATGGCAATTCCAAGCAGCAGCTACctttaattgtatatttccATGGAGGTGGCTTTTGTGTTGGCTCAGCCGCTTGGAGTTGCTATCATGAATTCTTAGCAAGATTAGCTGCCAAAGCGGGCTGTTTAATCATGTCTGTTAACTATCGTTTAGCACCTGAAAATCCTCTCCCTGCTGCTTTTGAAGATGGGATTAAGGCTCTAATGTGGTTAAGACAACAGGCTTTATTAAAAGCTGCTAGTGATCAGTACTGGTGGTCCAAGCACTGCAATTTCTCTAACATTATCGTGGCTGGTGATAGTGCTGGTGCCAACATAGCTTATAACATTATTACAATGCTTAGTTCTGACAATTATGATGCAGCAGCCATGAAGCCTTTAACTCTTAAAGGAATGATCTTGATTCAACCCTTTTTTGGAGGAGAAGCAAGAACCAATTCAGAGAAAAATTTAGTGCAACCACCTCGGTCAGCACTCAGCCTGGCGGCATCAGATACATATTGGAGACTAGGTTTGCCAAGTGGTGCTAACCGTGATCATCCATGGTGCAACCCTCTTTCAAAAGGGTCAGTGAAATTAATGCAGAAATCaatgataaatttaccaaCAATGGTATGCATATCAGAGATGGACATACTGAAGGACAGGAACTTGGAGTTAGTCGCTGCTTTGAGTAAAGGTAATAAGAGAGTGGAGCAAGTGGTGCATAAAGGTGTAGGGCATGCCTTTCAAGTTCTAAGTAAGTCTCAACTTTCACAAACTAGAACCACTGAAATGATGTCTCAAATCAAAGGGTTCATTAGTGGGATGATTTGCACATGA
- the LOC8269710 gene encoding protein PLANT CADMIUM RESISTANCE 11 isoform X2, translating to MPALLFSHRNQNTAMYPSISNDFQMEPSSSSSYSTPSAPPYPALLTPTPLSAKIEEPMTATGIPVSLPTQITRPPSTLDASNNLHSPVAWSTGLCGCFEDVRSCCLTCWCPCITFGRIAEMADRGSTACGVSGALYTLILCLTGCSCLYSCFYRSKLRGQFFLEESPCTDCCVHCFCEECALCQEYRELNNRGFDMSIGWHGNMERQKRLAAMAPAIEGGMIR from the exons ATGCCCGCCCTTCTCTTCTCCCATCGTAACCAAAACACAGCAATGTATCCTTCAATTTCGAATGACTTTCAGATGGAGCCATCGTCATCATCTTCATACTCAACACCATCTGCACCACCATATCCGGCTCTTCTAACACCAACACCACTTTCCGCAAAGATAGAGGAACCCATGACAGCAACTGGCATCCCTGTCAGTTTACCAACCCAAATTACGCGACCTCCAAGTACCCTTGATGCTTCTAACAATTTACATTCTCCAGTTGCTTGGTCCACTGGTCTCTGTGGTTGTTTCGAGGATGTTAGGAGTT GCTGTTTGACATGCTGGTGTCCTTGCATTACATTCGGACGAATTGCAGAAATGGCTGACAGGGGATCAACCG CATGTGGAGTGAGTGGAGCATTATACACATTGATACTGTGTTTGACGGGTTGCTCATGCCTGTACTCATGCTTCTATAGATCGAAGTTGAGGGGACAATTTTTCTTGGAGGAAAGTCCATGTACTGATTGCTGTGTTCATTGTTTCTGTGAGGAATGTGCCTTGTGCCAAGAGTATAGAGAGCTGAATAATCGTGGCTTTGACATGTCTATAG GATGGCACGGGAACATGGAGAGGCAGAAACGATTAGCTGCAATGGCTCCTGCAATTGAAGGAGGGATGATCAGATAG
- the LOC8269711 gene encoding protein PLANT CADMIUM RESISTANCE 12: protein MNSSKFPADGQWTSGLCDCLDDPSVCFFTCFCPCITFGRIAEIVDRGNTSCQHACLISYAMGFCAWLYARTYRSKLRGHFSLPEAPCSDSLVHCFCCVCACALCQEYRELKNRGADPSIGWQANVDKWNREGLNPPFVTPGMDR from the exons ATGAATTCAAGCAAGTTTCCTGCAGACGGGCAATGGACCAGTGGCTTATGCGACTGTTTGGATGATCCCTCTGTTT GTTTCTTCACTTGCTTCTGCCCCTGCATTACCTTCGGTCGGATAGCGGAGATCGTTGACAGAGGGAATACat CATGTCAGCATGCCTGTCTCATCTCGTATGCAATGGGCTTTTGTGCATGGCTTTATGCACGTACTTATCGATCCAAACTGAGGGGCCATTTTTCACTGCCGGAAGCTCCATGTTCCGATTCCCTGGTGCACTGTTTCTGTTGTGTATGTGCTTGCGCTCTCTGTCAGGAGTACAGGGAACTGAAGAATCGTGGCGCTGATCCCTCCATAG gTTGGCAAGCAAATGTGGACAAGTGGAACCGAGAAGGACTCAATCCCCCTTTTGTTACACCAGGCATGGACCGTTAG